The following coding sequences lie in one Arachis ipaensis cultivar K30076 chromosome B03, Araip1.1, whole genome shotgun sequence genomic window:
- the LOC107630769 gene encoding BTB/POZ domain-containing protein At1g63850, which yields MAATTTTTTSAAATTSLLKLQNQPIKPKRRKCRETTISTSAQAQAQAQDTPSPSPSSDYRIRFSPGRCSPIMDFIQASPTGSNGHSDPFPSSFTKFNSALTAGLLNPMSPPPDKTRSSPTLFEMMASEPDTASHHRPHSQSQIQPPKSHVPVLDRQTLMMQRISELLGSRSPGNQFNDAVSSDIKLTLTSKDGFSVSMNVHRQILVAHSRFFAVKLSDRWTKQNPRPTTPYLVEIADCDDVEVYIETLSLMYCNDIRKRLMKEDVSKVLGILKVSAAIGFDAGVLSSLEYLEAAPWAEDEEEKVASLLSELRLESVGAGDVLKRVSTEVANGNEEGGDNEEVLLKLIRVVLEGKDEKARREMKGLVSKMLRENSSQNDLRKESLYLACDDCMQLLHHHFLKAAASDLKDVGQIARQADNLHWLLDILIDRQIAEDFLKTWASQSELSEAHSKVPSVHRFEVSRVTARLFVGIGKGQLLASKDVRCLLLKTWLVPFYDDFGWMRRASKGLDRNLIEDGLSNTILTLPLSWQQDILLAWFDRFLNSGEDCPNIQRGFEVWWRRAFWKRNGEQEQTRQLRITATTVDNP from the exons ATGGCagcgacaacaacaacaacaacaagtgCAGCAGCAACAACATCTCTCCTCAAATTACAAAACCAACCCATCAAACCCAAACGTCGCAAGTGCCGAGAAACCACCATCTCCACCTCTGCCCAGGCCCAGGCCCAGGCCCAGGACACTCCCTCTCCCAGTCCATCCTCGGACTACAGGATTCGGTTCTCGCCGGGGCGGTGCTCCCCAATCATGGACTTCATCCAGGCATCCCCAACGGGCAGCAACGGGCACTCGGACCCCTTCCCTTCCAGCTTCACGAAATTCAACTCCGCACTGACGGCGGGCCTCCTGAACCCAATGTCCCCTCCGCCCGACAAGACCCGATCCAGCCCCACACTCTTCGAGATGATGGCCAGCGAGCCCGACACTGCGAGCCACCACAGGCCTCACTCTCAGTCTCAGATCCAACCCCCTAAATCCCATGTTCCCGTTCTCGACAGGCAAACCCTAATGATGCAGCGGATTTCGGAGCTTTTGGGGTCTCGCAGCCCCGGCAACCAGTTCAACGACGCCGTTTCCAGTGACATTAAGCTCACTCTCACCTCCAAGGATGGCTTTAGTGTATCCATGAACGTTCATCGCCAAATTCTTGTTGCCCACAGCAGGTTCTTCGCCGTCAAGCTCTCTGACAGGTGGACCAAGCAGAACCCTAGGCCAACTACGCCCTACTTGGTCGAGATCGCTGACTGCGACGACGTTGAGGTTTACATTGAGACCTTGAGCCTTATGTACTGCAATGATATCAGGAAGAGGCTCATGAAGGAGGATGTCTCCAAGGTTTTGGGTATCTTGAAG GTTTCGGCTGCAATTGGATTTGATGCTGGGGTTTTGTCTTCTTTGGAGTATTTGGAAGCGGCACCATGGGCAGAGGATGAAGAGGAGAAGGTTGCCTCCCTCTTGTCTGAGCTTCGTCTTGAATCTGTTGGAGCCGGGGATGTTTTGAAGAGGGTTTCGACTGAAGTGGCAAATGGCAACGAAGAGGGGGGTGATAACGAGGAAGTTCTTCTGAAGCTTATTCGTGTGGTTCTTGAAGGCAAAGATGAGAAGGCCAGGCGTGAGATGAAAGGCCTGGTGTCAAAGATGCTTCGTGAGAATTCGTCCCAGAATGACCTACGGAAAGAGTCATTGTACTTGGCATGTGATGATTGTATGCAATTACTTCATCACCACTTTTTGAAGGCTGCAGCTTCAGACCTGAAGGATGTGGGTCAAATCGCAAGACAGGCTGATAATTTGCATTGGCTTTTGGATATTTTAATTGATAGACAGATTGCTGAGGATTTCCTGAAGACATGGGCTTCTCAGTCAGAATTATCTGAAGCACATTCTAAAGTTCCATCAGTTCACAGGTTTGAGGTTAGCAGAGTCACCGCTAGGTTGTTTGTTGGGATCGGGAAGGGGCAATTATTGGCTTCTAAAGATGTCAGGTGTTTACTTCTGAAAACATGGCTGGTGCCCTTTTATGACGACTTTGGTTGGATGAGGAGGGCATCCAAAGGCCTTGACAGGAACCTAATCGAGGATGGTCTTAGTAACACAATTCTCACTCTGCCACTGTCCTGGCAGCAGGATATTTTGCTTGCTTGGTTTGACCGCTTCTTGAATTCTGGAGAAGATTGCCCAAATATTCAAAGAGGATTTGAAGTTTGGTGGAGAAGAGCTTTCTGGAAGCGGAATGGAGAGCAAGAACAGACAAGACAATTACGAATTACAGCTACAACAGTTGATAATCCTTGA
- the LOC107633449 gene encoding uncharacterized protein LOC107633449: MAKNFDDMFNEALYGKRRRQDNTLIDNWIDEYLLEDSEEEDIDRSPIPITRRWINRDREAGHDRLFQDYFADEPVYNADIFRRRFRMRRDVFLRIVDALSNVYPYFHQRVDATGRRGLSPLQKCTAAIRMLAYGVAADAVDDYVCIGESTTIECLEKFVEDVISVFQDEYLRKPNPNDVHRLLQMAEGRGFPGMLGSIGEERCYEFLFTV; this comes from the coding sequence ATGGCTAAAAATTTtgatgatatgtttaatgaggctttgtatggcaaAAGAAGACGGCAAGATAACACACTGATAGATAATTGGATCGATGAGTATTTACTCGAagattcagaagaagaagatatcGATAGAAGCCCTATCCCAATTACTCGTAGATGGATCAACAGAGATCGAGAAGCAGGACATGATCGCCTTTTTCAAGATTACTTTGCAGATGAACCGGTGTATAATGCTGACATTTTTCGACGGAGATTTCGAATGAGAAGAGATGTGTTTCTTCGGATAGTAGACGCTCTCTCAAACGTCTATCCGTATTTCCACCAGAGGGTTGatgcaactggaagaagaggcttGTCGCCACTTCAGAAATGTACCGCTGCGATACGGATGTTAGCATACGGCGTAGCAGCTGATGctgttgatgattatgtgtgCATAGGCGAGAGCACTACAATTGAATGCTTGGAAAAATTTGTTGAAGATGTCATTTCTGTGTTCCAGGATGAATACTTGCGAAAACCCAATCCAAATGACGTACACCGCCTGCTACAAATGGCGGAGGGTCGTGGCTTCCCTGGCATGTTGGGTAGCATTGGAGAAGAGAGATGTTatgagttcctatttactgtttag